A portion of the Melanotaenia boesemani isolate fMelBoe1 chromosome 2, fMelBoe1.pri, whole genome shotgun sequence genome contains these proteins:
- the elavl3 gene encoding ELAV-like protein 3 isoform X8, giving the protein MVTIISTMETQVSNGPSGTSLPNGPVISTNGSTDDSKTNLIVNYLPQNMTQEEFKSLFGSIGEIESCKLVRDKITGQSLGYGFVNYVDPNDADKAINTLNGLKLQTKTIKVSYARPSSASIRDANLYVSGLPKTMSQKDMEQLFSQYGRIITSRILVDQVTAGISRGVGFIRFDKRNEAEEAIKGLNGQKPLGAAEPITVKFANNPSQKTGQALLTQLYQTAARRYTGPLHHQTQRFRLDNLLNASYGVKRFSPITIDSMTSLAGVNLTGPTGAGWCIFVYNLSPEADESVLWQLFGPFGAVTNVKVIRDFTTNKCKGFGFVTMTNYDEAAMAIASLNGYRLGDRVLQVSFKTSKQHKA; this is encoded by the exons ATGGTTACT ATAATCAGCACCATGGAAACCCAGGTGTCCAACGGTCCAAGCGGAACCAGTCTCCCCAACGGCCCAGTCATTAGCACAAATGGCTCTACAGATGACAGCAAAACCAACTTGATCGTCAACTATCTGCCTCAGAACATGACCCAGGAGgaatttaaaagtttgtttggtAGCATTGGAGAGATTGAGTCCTGCAAGCTAGTCAGAGACAAGATCACAG GTCAGAGTTTGGGATATGGCTTTGTAAACTATGTTGATCCAAATGATGCAGACAAGGCCATCAACACACTCAACGGCCTCAAATTGCAGACTAAAACAATCAAG GTGTCATATGCTCGGCCAAGCTCAGCATCTATTCGTGATGCCAATCTTTACGTGAGTGGACTCCCCAAAACCATGAGCCAGAAAGACATGGAACAGCTGTTTTCCCAATATGGTCGCATCATCACATCCCGTATTCTTGTAGACCAAGTTACAG CAGGCATATCACGAGGGGTGGGCTTTATCCGGTTTGACAAACGAAATGAAGCAGAGGAGGCCATCAAAGGACTGAATGGACAGAAGCCTTTGGGTGCTGCTGAGCCCATAACAGTCAAGTTTGCCAACAACCCCAGCCAGAAGACAGGTCAGGCCTTATTGACTCAGCTGTACCAGACTGCTGCGCGCCGCTACACAGGACCTCTGCACCACCAGACTCAGCGTTTCAG ACTCGACAATTTACTAAACGCCAGCTACGGAGTAAAGAG ATTCTCACCCATCACCATTGACAGCATGACCAGCCTGGCTGGGGTCAACCTCACTGGTCCAACTGGAGCTGGCTGGTGCATCTTTGTGTACAACCTGTCCCCCGAAGCAGATGAGAGCGTGCTGTGGCAGCTTTTCGGGCCTTTTGGTGCCGTTACCAATGTCAAAGTCATCCGTGACTTCACCACCAACAAATGTAAGGGCTTTGGCTTTGTCACCATGACCAACTACGATGAAGCTGCCATGGCTATCGCTAGCCTTAATGGCTACCGCCTCGGTGACCGTGTGCTGCAGGTTTCCTTCAAGACCAGCAAGCAGCACAAAGCCTGA
- the elavl3 gene encoding ELAV-like protein 3 isoform X2, producing the protein MVTQIISTMETQVSNGPSGTSLPNGPVISTNGSTDDSKTNLIVNYLPQNMTQEEFKSLFGSIGEIESCKLVRDKITGQSLGYGFVNYVDPNDADKAINTLNGLKLQTKTIKVSYARPSSASIRDANLYVSGLPKTMSQKDMEQLFSQYGRIITSRILVDQVTGISRGVGFIRFDKRNEAEEAIKGLNGQKPLGAAEPITVKFANNPSQKTGQALLTQLYQTAARRYTGPLHHQTQRFSVIPSLGKGPDPNNSSNTILDNLLNASYGVKSSPTLFPRFSPITIDSMTSLAGVNLTGPTGAGWCIFVYNLSPEADESVLWQLFGPFGAVTNVKVIRDFTTNKCKGFGFVTMTNYDEAAMAIASLNGYRLGDRVLQVSFKTSKQHKA; encoded by the exons ATGGTTACT CAGATAATCAGCACCATGGAAACCCAGGTGTCCAACGGTCCAAGCGGAACCAGTCTCCCCAACGGCCCAGTCATTAGCACAAATGGCTCTACAGATGACAGCAAAACCAACTTGATCGTCAACTATCTGCCTCAGAACATGACCCAGGAGgaatttaaaagtttgtttggtAGCATTGGAGAGATTGAGTCCTGCAAGCTAGTCAGAGACAAGATCACAG GTCAGAGTTTGGGATATGGCTTTGTAAACTATGTTGATCCAAATGATGCAGACAAGGCCATCAACACACTCAACGGCCTCAAATTGCAGACTAAAACAATCAAG GTGTCATATGCTCGGCCAAGCTCAGCATCTATTCGTGATGCCAATCTTTACGTGAGTGGACTCCCCAAAACCATGAGCCAGAAAGACATGGAACAGCTGTTTTCCCAATATGGTCGCATCATCACATCCCGTATTCTTGTAGACCAAGTTACAG GCATATCACGAGGGGTGGGCTTTATCCGGTTTGACAAACGAAATGAAGCAGAGGAGGCCATCAAAGGACTGAATGGACAGAAGCCTTTGGGTGCTGCTGAGCCCATAACAGTCAAGTTTGCCAACAACCCCAGCCAGAAGACAGGTCAGGCCTTATTGACTCAGCTGTACCAGACTGCTGCGCGCCGCTACACAGGACCTCTGCACCACCAGACTCAGCGTTTCAG TGTGATCCCTTCACTTGGAAAGGGACCAGATCCAAATAACAGCTCAAACACAAT ACTCGACAATTTACTAAACGCCAGCTACGGAGTAAAGAG CTCTCCTACTCTCTTCCCCAGATTCTCACCCATCACCATTGACAGCATGACCAGCCTGGCTGGGGTCAACCTCACTGGTCCAACTGGAGCTGGCTGGTGCATCTTTGTGTACAACCTGTCCCCCGAAGCAGATGAGAGCGTGCTGTGGCAGCTTTTCGGGCCTTTTGGTGCCGTTACCAATGTCAAAGTCATCCGTGACTTCACCACCAACAAATGTAAGGGCTTTGGCTTTGTCACCATGACCAACTACGATGAAGCTGCCATGGCTATCGCTAGCCTTAATGGCTACCGCCTCGGTGACCGTGTGCTGCAGGTTTCCTTCAAGACCAGCAAGCAGCACAAAGCCTGA
- the elavl3 gene encoding ELAV-like protein 3 isoform X10 — protein MVTQIISTMETQVSNGPSGTSLPNGPVISTNGSTDDSKTNLIVNYLPQNMTQEEFKSLFGSIGEIESCKLVRDKITGQSLGYGFVNYVDPNDADKAINTLNGLKLQTKTIKVSYARPSSASIRDANLYVSGLPKTMSQKDMEQLFSQYGRIITSRILVDQVTGISRGVGFIRFDKRNEAEEAIKGLNGQKPLGAAEPITVKFANNPSQKTGQALLTQLYQTAARRYTGPLHHQTQRFSSPTLFPRFSPITIDSMTSLAGVNLTGPTGAGWCIFVYNLSPEADESVLWQLFGPFGAVTNVKVIRDFTTNKCKGFGFVTMTNYDEAAMAIASLNGYRLGDRVLQVSFKTSKQHKA, from the exons ATGGTTACT CAGATAATCAGCACCATGGAAACCCAGGTGTCCAACGGTCCAAGCGGAACCAGTCTCCCCAACGGCCCAGTCATTAGCACAAATGGCTCTACAGATGACAGCAAAACCAACTTGATCGTCAACTATCTGCCTCAGAACATGACCCAGGAGgaatttaaaagtttgtttggtAGCATTGGAGAGATTGAGTCCTGCAAGCTAGTCAGAGACAAGATCACAG GTCAGAGTTTGGGATATGGCTTTGTAAACTATGTTGATCCAAATGATGCAGACAAGGCCATCAACACACTCAACGGCCTCAAATTGCAGACTAAAACAATCAAG GTGTCATATGCTCGGCCAAGCTCAGCATCTATTCGTGATGCCAATCTTTACGTGAGTGGACTCCCCAAAACCATGAGCCAGAAAGACATGGAACAGCTGTTTTCCCAATATGGTCGCATCATCACATCCCGTATTCTTGTAGACCAAGTTACAG GCATATCACGAGGGGTGGGCTTTATCCGGTTTGACAAACGAAATGAAGCAGAGGAGGCCATCAAAGGACTGAATGGACAGAAGCCTTTGGGTGCTGCTGAGCCCATAACAGTCAAGTTTGCCAACAACCCCAGCCAGAAGACAGGTCAGGCCTTATTGACTCAGCTGTACCAGACTGCTGCGCGCCGCTACACAGGACCTCTGCACCACCAGACTCAGCGTTTCAG CTCTCCTACTCTCTTCCCCAGATTCTCACCCATCACCATTGACAGCATGACCAGCCTGGCTGGGGTCAACCTCACTGGTCCAACTGGAGCTGGCTGGTGCATCTTTGTGTACAACCTGTCCCCCGAAGCAGATGAGAGCGTGCTGTGGCAGCTTTTCGGGCCTTTTGGTGCCGTTACCAATGTCAAAGTCATCCGTGACTTCACCACCAACAAATGTAAGGGCTTTGGCTTTGTCACCATGACCAACTACGATGAAGCTGCCATGGCTATCGCTAGCCTTAATGGCTACCGCCTCGGTGACCGTGTGCTGCAGGTTTCCTTCAAGACCAGCAAGCAGCACAAAGCCTGA
- the elavl3 gene encoding ELAV-like protein 3 isoform X9 codes for MVTQIISTMETQVSNGPSGTSLPNGPVISTNGSTDDSKTNLIVNYLPQNMTQEEFKSLFGSIGEIESCKLVRDKITGQSLGYGFVNYVDPNDADKAINTLNGLKLQTKTIKVSYARPSSASIRDANLYVSGLPKTMSQKDMEQLFSQYGRIITSRILVDQVTGISRGVGFIRFDKRNEAEEAIKGLNGQKPLGAAEPITVKFANNPSQKTGQALLTQLYQTAARRYTGPLHHQTQRFRLDNLLNASYGVKRFSPITIDSMTSLAGVNLTGPTGAGWCIFVYNLSPEADESVLWQLFGPFGAVTNVKVIRDFTTNKCKGFGFVTMTNYDEAAMAIASLNGYRLGDRVLQVSFKTSKQHKA; via the exons ATGGTTACT CAGATAATCAGCACCATGGAAACCCAGGTGTCCAACGGTCCAAGCGGAACCAGTCTCCCCAACGGCCCAGTCATTAGCACAAATGGCTCTACAGATGACAGCAAAACCAACTTGATCGTCAACTATCTGCCTCAGAACATGACCCAGGAGgaatttaaaagtttgtttggtAGCATTGGAGAGATTGAGTCCTGCAAGCTAGTCAGAGACAAGATCACAG GTCAGAGTTTGGGATATGGCTTTGTAAACTATGTTGATCCAAATGATGCAGACAAGGCCATCAACACACTCAACGGCCTCAAATTGCAGACTAAAACAATCAAG GTGTCATATGCTCGGCCAAGCTCAGCATCTATTCGTGATGCCAATCTTTACGTGAGTGGACTCCCCAAAACCATGAGCCAGAAAGACATGGAACAGCTGTTTTCCCAATATGGTCGCATCATCACATCCCGTATTCTTGTAGACCAAGTTACAG GCATATCACGAGGGGTGGGCTTTATCCGGTTTGACAAACGAAATGAAGCAGAGGAGGCCATCAAAGGACTGAATGGACAGAAGCCTTTGGGTGCTGCTGAGCCCATAACAGTCAAGTTTGCCAACAACCCCAGCCAGAAGACAGGTCAGGCCTTATTGACTCAGCTGTACCAGACTGCTGCGCGCCGCTACACAGGACCTCTGCACCACCAGACTCAGCGTTTCAG ACTCGACAATTTACTAAACGCCAGCTACGGAGTAAAGAG ATTCTCACCCATCACCATTGACAGCATGACCAGCCTGGCTGGGGTCAACCTCACTGGTCCAACTGGAGCTGGCTGGTGCATCTTTGTGTACAACCTGTCCCCCGAAGCAGATGAGAGCGTGCTGTGGCAGCTTTTCGGGCCTTTTGGTGCCGTTACCAATGTCAAAGTCATCCGTGACTTCACCACCAACAAATGTAAGGGCTTTGGCTTTGTCACCATGACCAACTACGATGAAGCTGCCATGGCTATCGCTAGCCTTAATGGCTACCGCCTCGGTGACCGTGTGCTGCAGGTTTCCTTCAAGACCAGCAAGCAGCACAAAGCCTGA
- the elavl3 gene encoding ELAV-like protein 3 isoform X11 produces the protein MVTQIISTMETQVSNGPSGTSLPNGPVISTNGSTDDSKTNLIVNYLPQNMTQEEFKSLFGSIGEIESCKLVRDKITGQSLGYGFVNYVDPNDADKAINTLNGLKLQTKTIKVSYARPSSASIRDANLYVSGLPKTMSQKDMEQLFSQYGRIITSRILVDQVTAGISRGVGFIRFDKRNEAEEAIKGLNGQKPLGAAEPITVKFANNPSQKTGQALLTQLYQTAARRYTGPLHHQTQRFRFSPITIDSMTSLAGVNLTGPTGAGWCIFVYNLSPEADESVLWQLFGPFGAVTNVKVIRDFTTNKCKGFGFVTMTNYDEAAMAIASLNGYRLGDRVLQVSFKTSKQHKA, from the exons ATGGTTACT CAGATAATCAGCACCATGGAAACCCAGGTGTCCAACGGTCCAAGCGGAACCAGTCTCCCCAACGGCCCAGTCATTAGCACAAATGGCTCTACAGATGACAGCAAAACCAACTTGATCGTCAACTATCTGCCTCAGAACATGACCCAGGAGgaatttaaaagtttgtttggtAGCATTGGAGAGATTGAGTCCTGCAAGCTAGTCAGAGACAAGATCACAG GTCAGAGTTTGGGATATGGCTTTGTAAACTATGTTGATCCAAATGATGCAGACAAGGCCATCAACACACTCAACGGCCTCAAATTGCAGACTAAAACAATCAAG GTGTCATATGCTCGGCCAAGCTCAGCATCTATTCGTGATGCCAATCTTTACGTGAGTGGACTCCCCAAAACCATGAGCCAGAAAGACATGGAACAGCTGTTTTCCCAATATGGTCGCATCATCACATCCCGTATTCTTGTAGACCAAGTTACAG CAGGCATATCACGAGGGGTGGGCTTTATCCGGTTTGACAAACGAAATGAAGCAGAGGAGGCCATCAAAGGACTGAATGGACAGAAGCCTTTGGGTGCTGCTGAGCCCATAACAGTCAAGTTTGCCAACAACCCCAGCCAGAAGACAGGTCAGGCCTTATTGACTCAGCTGTACCAGACTGCTGCGCGCCGCTACACAGGACCTCTGCACCACCAGACTCAGCGTTTCAG ATTCTCACCCATCACCATTGACAGCATGACCAGCCTGGCTGGGGTCAACCTCACTGGTCCAACTGGAGCTGGCTGGTGCATCTTTGTGTACAACCTGTCCCCCGAAGCAGATGAGAGCGTGCTGTGGCAGCTTTTCGGGCCTTTTGGTGCCGTTACCAATGTCAAAGTCATCCGTGACTTCACCACCAACAAATGTAAGGGCTTTGGCTTTGTCACCATGACCAACTACGATGAAGCTGCCATGGCTATCGCTAGCCTTAATGGCTACCGCCTCGGTGACCGTGTGCTGCAGGTTTCCTTCAAGACCAGCAAGCAGCACAAAGCCTGA
- the elavl3 gene encoding ELAV-like protein 3 isoform X12, protein MVTQIISTMETQVSNGPSGTSLPNGPVISTNGSTDDSKTNLIVNYLPQNMTQEEFKSLFGSIGEIESCKLVRDKITGQSLGYGFVNYVDPNDADKAINTLNGLKLQTKTIKVSYARPSSASIRDANLYVSGLPKTMSQKDMEQLFSQYGRIITSRILVDQVTGISRGVGFIRFDKRNEAEEAIKGLNGQKPLGAAEPITVKFANNPSQKTGQALLTQLYQTAARRYTGPLHHQTQRFRFSPITIDSMTSLAGVNLTGPTGAGWCIFVYNLSPEADESVLWQLFGPFGAVTNVKVIRDFTTNKCKGFGFVTMTNYDEAAMAIASLNGYRLGDRVLQVSFKTSKQHKA, encoded by the exons ATGGTTACT CAGATAATCAGCACCATGGAAACCCAGGTGTCCAACGGTCCAAGCGGAACCAGTCTCCCCAACGGCCCAGTCATTAGCACAAATGGCTCTACAGATGACAGCAAAACCAACTTGATCGTCAACTATCTGCCTCAGAACATGACCCAGGAGgaatttaaaagtttgtttggtAGCATTGGAGAGATTGAGTCCTGCAAGCTAGTCAGAGACAAGATCACAG GTCAGAGTTTGGGATATGGCTTTGTAAACTATGTTGATCCAAATGATGCAGACAAGGCCATCAACACACTCAACGGCCTCAAATTGCAGACTAAAACAATCAAG GTGTCATATGCTCGGCCAAGCTCAGCATCTATTCGTGATGCCAATCTTTACGTGAGTGGACTCCCCAAAACCATGAGCCAGAAAGACATGGAACAGCTGTTTTCCCAATATGGTCGCATCATCACATCCCGTATTCTTGTAGACCAAGTTACAG GCATATCACGAGGGGTGGGCTTTATCCGGTTTGACAAACGAAATGAAGCAGAGGAGGCCATCAAAGGACTGAATGGACAGAAGCCTTTGGGTGCTGCTGAGCCCATAACAGTCAAGTTTGCCAACAACCCCAGCCAGAAGACAGGTCAGGCCTTATTGACTCAGCTGTACCAGACTGCTGCGCGCCGCTACACAGGACCTCTGCACCACCAGACTCAGCGTTTCAG ATTCTCACCCATCACCATTGACAGCATGACCAGCCTGGCTGGGGTCAACCTCACTGGTCCAACTGGAGCTGGCTGGTGCATCTTTGTGTACAACCTGTCCCCCGAAGCAGATGAGAGCGTGCTGTGGCAGCTTTTCGGGCCTTTTGGTGCCGTTACCAATGTCAAAGTCATCCGTGACTTCACCACCAACAAATGTAAGGGCTTTGGCTTTGTCACCATGACCAACTACGATGAAGCTGCCATGGCTATCGCTAGCCTTAATGGCTACCGCCTCGGTGACCGTGTGCTGCAGGTTTCCTTCAAGACCAGCAAGCAGCACAAAGCCTGA
- the elavl3 gene encoding ELAV-like protein 3 isoform X7 gives MVTQIISTMETQVSNGPSGTSLPNGPVISTNGSTDDSKTNLIVNYLPQNMTQEEFKSLFGSIGEIESCKLVRDKITGQSLGYGFVNYVDPNDADKAINTLNGLKLQTKTIKVSYARPSSASIRDANLYVSGLPKTMSQKDMEQLFSQYGRIITSRILVDQVTAGISRGVGFIRFDKRNEAEEAIKGLNGQKPLGAAEPITVKFANNPSQKTGQALLTQLYQTAARRYTGPLHHQTQRFRLDNLLNASYGVKRFSPITIDSMTSLAGVNLTGPTGAGWCIFVYNLSPEADESVLWQLFGPFGAVTNVKVIRDFTTNKCKGFGFVTMTNYDEAAMAIASLNGYRLGDRVLQVSFKTSKQHKA, from the exons ATGGTTACT CAGATAATCAGCACCATGGAAACCCAGGTGTCCAACGGTCCAAGCGGAACCAGTCTCCCCAACGGCCCAGTCATTAGCACAAATGGCTCTACAGATGACAGCAAAACCAACTTGATCGTCAACTATCTGCCTCAGAACATGACCCAGGAGgaatttaaaagtttgtttggtAGCATTGGAGAGATTGAGTCCTGCAAGCTAGTCAGAGACAAGATCACAG GTCAGAGTTTGGGATATGGCTTTGTAAACTATGTTGATCCAAATGATGCAGACAAGGCCATCAACACACTCAACGGCCTCAAATTGCAGACTAAAACAATCAAG GTGTCATATGCTCGGCCAAGCTCAGCATCTATTCGTGATGCCAATCTTTACGTGAGTGGACTCCCCAAAACCATGAGCCAGAAAGACATGGAACAGCTGTTTTCCCAATATGGTCGCATCATCACATCCCGTATTCTTGTAGACCAAGTTACAG CAGGCATATCACGAGGGGTGGGCTTTATCCGGTTTGACAAACGAAATGAAGCAGAGGAGGCCATCAAAGGACTGAATGGACAGAAGCCTTTGGGTGCTGCTGAGCCCATAACAGTCAAGTTTGCCAACAACCCCAGCCAGAAGACAGGTCAGGCCTTATTGACTCAGCTGTACCAGACTGCTGCGCGCCGCTACACAGGACCTCTGCACCACCAGACTCAGCGTTTCAG ACTCGACAATTTACTAAACGCCAGCTACGGAGTAAAGAG ATTCTCACCCATCACCATTGACAGCATGACCAGCCTGGCTGGGGTCAACCTCACTGGTCCAACTGGAGCTGGCTGGTGCATCTTTGTGTACAACCTGTCCCCCGAAGCAGATGAGAGCGTGCTGTGGCAGCTTTTCGGGCCTTTTGGTGCCGTTACCAATGTCAAAGTCATCCGTGACTTCACCACCAACAAATGTAAGGGCTTTGGCTTTGTCACCATGACCAACTACGATGAAGCTGCCATGGCTATCGCTAGCCTTAATGGCTACCGCCTCGGTGACCGTGTGCTGCAGGTTTCCTTCAAGACCAGCAAGCAGCACAAAGCCTGA
- the elavl3 gene encoding ELAV-like protein 3 isoform X4, with product MVTQIISTMETQVSNGPSGTSLPNGPVISTNGSTDDSKTNLIVNYLPQNMTQEEFKSLFGSIGEIESCKLVRDKITGQSLGYGFVNYVDPNDADKAINTLNGLKLQTKTIKVSYARPSSASIRDANLYVSGLPKTMSQKDMEQLFSQYGRIITSRILVDQVTAGISRGVGFIRFDKRNEAEEAIKGLNGQKPLGAAEPITVKFANNPSQKTGQALLTQLYQTAARRYTGPLHHQTQRFSVIPSLGKGPDPNNSSNTILDNLLNASYGVKRFSPITIDSMTSLAGVNLTGPTGAGWCIFVYNLSPEADESVLWQLFGPFGAVTNVKVIRDFTTNKCKGFGFVTMTNYDEAAMAIASLNGYRLGDRVLQVSFKTSKQHKA from the exons ATGGTTACT CAGATAATCAGCACCATGGAAACCCAGGTGTCCAACGGTCCAAGCGGAACCAGTCTCCCCAACGGCCCAGTCATTAGCACAAATGGCTCTACAGATGACAGCAAAACCAACTTGATCGTCAACTATCTGCCTCAGAACATGACCCAGGAGgaatttaaaagtttgtttggtAGCATTGGAGAGATTGAGTCCTGCAAGCTAGTCAGAGACAAGATCACAG GTCAGAGTTTGGGATATGGCTTTGTAAACTATGTTGATCCAAATGATGCAGACAAGGCCATCAACACACTCAACGGCCTCAAATTGCAGACTAAAACAATCAAG GTGTCATATGCTCGGCCAAGCTCAGCATCTATTCGTGATGCCAATCTTTACGTGAGTGGACTCCCCAAAACCATGAGCCAGAAAGACATGGAACAGCTGTTTTCCCAATATGGTCGCATCATCACATCCCGTATTCTTGTAGACCAAGTTACAG CAGGCATATCACGAGGGGTGGGCTTTATCCGGTTTGACAAACGAAATGAAGCAGAGGAGGCCATCAAAGGACTGAATGGACAGAAGCCTTTGGGTGCTGCTGAGCCCATAACAGTCAAGTTTGCCAACAACCCCAGCCAGAAGACAGGTCAGGCCTTATTGACTCAGCTGTACCAGACTGCTGCGCGCCGCTACACAGGACCTCTGCACCACCAGACTCAGCGTTTCAG TGTGATCCCTTCACTTGGAAAGGGACCAGATCCAAATAACAGCTCAAACACAAT ACTCGACAATTTACTAAACGCCAGCTACGGAGTAAAGAG ATTCTCACCCATCACCATTGACAGCATGACCAGCCTGGCTGGGGTCAACCTCACTGGTCCAACTGGAGCTGGCTGGTGCATCTTTGTGTACAACCTGTCCCCCGAAGCAGATGAGAGCGTGCTGTGGCAGCTTTTCGGGCCTTTTGGTGCCGTTACCAATGTCAAAGTCATCCGTGACTTCACCACCAACAAATGTAAGGGCTTTGGCTTTGTCACCATGACCAACTACGATGAAGCTGCCATGGCTATCGCTAGCCTTAATGGCTACCGCCTCGGTGACCGTGTGCTGCAGGTTTCCTTCAAGACCAGCAAGCAGCACAAAGCCTGA
- the elavl3 gene encoding ELAV-like protein 3 isoform X13, whose product MVTIISTMETQVSNGPSGTSLPNGPVISTNGSTDDSKTNLIVNYLPQNMTQEEFKSLFGSIGEIESCKLVRDKITGQSLGYGFVNYVDPNDADKAINTLNGLKLQTKTIKVSYARPSSASIRDANLYVSGLPKTMSQKDMEQLFSQYGRIITSRILVDQVTGISRGVGFIRFDKRNEAEEAIKGLNGQKPLGAAEPITVKFANNPSQKTGQALLTQLYQTAARRYTGPLHHQTQRFRFSPITIDSMTSLAGVNLTGPTGAGWCIFVYNLSPEADESVLWQLFGPFGAVTNVKVIRDFTTNKCKGFGFVTMTNYDEAAMAIASLNGYRLGDRVLQVSFKTSKQHKA is encoded by the exons ATGGTTACT ATAATCAGCACCATGGAAACCCAGGTGTCCAACGGTCCAAGCGGAACCAGTCTCCCCAACGGCCCAGTCATTAGCACAAATGGCTCTACAGATGACAGCAAAACCAACTTGATCGTCAACTATCTGCCTCAGAACATGACCCAGGAGgaatttaaaagtttgtttggtAGCATTGGAGAGATTGAGTCCTGCAAGCTAGTCAGAGACAAGATCACAG GTCAGAGTTTGGGATATGGCTTTGTAAACTATGTTGATCCAAATGATGCAGACAAGGCCATCAACACACTCAACGGCCTCAAATTGCAGACTAAAACAATCAAG GTGTCATATGCTCGGCCAAGCTCAGCATCTATTCGTGATGCCAATCTTTACGTGAGTGGACTCCCCAAAACCATGAGCCAGAAAGACATGGAACAGCTGTTTTCCCAATATGGTCGCATCATCACATCCCGTATTCTTGTAGACCAAGTTACAG GCATATCACGAGGGGTGGGCTTTATCCGGTTTGACAAACGAAATGAAGCAGAGGAGGCCATCAAAGGACTGAATGGACAGAAGCCTTTGGGTGCTGCTGAGCCCATAACAGTCAAGTTTGCCAACAACCCCAGCCAGAAGACAGGTCAGGCCTTATTGACTCAGCTGTACCAGACTGCTGCGCGCCGCTACACAGGACCTCTGCACCACCAGACTCAGCGTTTCAG ATTCTCACCCATCACCATTGACAGCATGACCAGCCTGGCTGGGGTCAACCTCACTGGTCCAACTGGAGCTGGCTGGTGCATCTTTGTGTACAACCTGTCCCCCGAAGCAGATGAGAGCGTGCTGTGGCAGCTTTTCGGGCCTTTTGGTGCCGTTACCAATGTCAAAGTCATCCGTGACTTCACCACCAACAAATGTAAGGGCTTTGGCTTTGTCACCATGACCAACTACGATGAAGCTGCCATGGCTATCGCTAGCCTTAATGGCTACCGCCTCGGTGACCGTGTGCTGCAGGTTTCCTTCAAGACCAGCAAGCAGCACAAAGCCTGA